The DNA window TTTTGCATCTACTTTGAAAATCATACCCGCGAGGGAGGTATTCATAAGAGCTAGTTTTTCCTGTTCAGATTTTATTTTCAACTGTACATACCATTTTTCATTTTCATCTGAAATGGCAAAACCTCTGATATAACTTCCATTTATTCGGTAAACGTCTGTCCATGTTAGGTTCGTTACATTCCCTTCTTTTGCTGGTTGAGGAATTACCGCTCCAACGTATGCATACGAAAGCATTCCAAATAGAAGAGTTCCAATAATAAATAGTACATGCTTTTGTTTATATATTAACCAACTACATAGCATGAGAAATAGAAGTAATAGCCTTACCGATTCATAAGCTGCAACTGTAGCTATTACAATAGATAAAGCTAGATATATAAGATTACCTTGAATAGTTATAAACCGAATAATTCAGCCACCTTCGTTTCATAAGGTGCCAATTCTTCACTACTTGCCCCTTTCTCACGCAGCTTTGTTATAAGCTCCATGTAAAGTGCAATTTTTTCATCACTTAAGAAATCAATTTTACGGTCATCAAATGGCACATGAATTACTTCCACTCCTGCTTTTTCTAGCAATTCAATCGCATAAGTGTTATTTTTGTAGTCTTGCGCATAATATAGACGCGAAATCCCAGCTTGAATAATTGATTTAGTGCATGGTAAACACGGAAAATGTGTCACGTATAAATCTGCTCCACTTACCGTAATTCCATATTTCGCACATTGCAACAAGGCGTTCATTTCTGCATGGATTGTCCGCACGCAATGGTTATCTACCACGTAGCATCCATGATCTATACAGTGGTCTCCACCAGAAATGGATCCATTGTATCCACCTGCCATAATTCGACGATCCCGTACAATTGTTGCACCAACCGCTAAACGAGTACAAGTACTTCTTAATGCAAGTAAATGGCTTTGCGCCATGAAAAATTGATCCCATGTAATTCGCTCCATATAACTACCTCCCAAATATATTACTTCCCTTAGTTTAGTAGTTTGTCGAAAAAACTTCAATATAACTTATGATTACTTTACTGTAATAAGTGGTTCTAATTTTTCAAAGGTTTTTTGTCCGATGCCGGTTACTTTCATTAAATCTTGTTTTTCCTTAAAGCCTCCAACATCTTCTCGATAAGCAATAATAGCATCAGCTTTTGCAGGGCCAATTCCTGGTAAAGTAGTTAGCATCGCTACTTCTGCTTTATTAATATTAACAAGACTGGACTTTTGATCTGGCGATGAAGAAAGTTCCTCTACTTCTTCTCCTTCTATCGGCACATAAATAACCATTTCATCTTCTACTCTTTGCGCATGGTTAATATTTTTACTATTACTCGCCGGTAAATAACCTCCAGCTAGTTCGATCGCCGTTAATACTCGATCTCCTTCGGATAGTTCATAAACTCCTGGCTTATGAACAGCACCTTTCACTTCGACATAAATGGTCGTATCTTCTATATATTCAGTTGTTTCTTCTTGTTCGGTATAGGATTCATTGGTAGGGAGAGGTTGAATTAGATCAGCTGTGGGGGATGCTGATTCCATTTGGGCTTGAATAACGAAAAATAATATAATCGCTATTACCGTTGTTGGGAGCAACAGTTTTTTCTTGTATTTCTGGACTAACATGCGGATCAGGAGTATCAGCCTCTTTCGAAAAGAGGTAAATTATATGGAGTTATAGAAACTATACTAAATTTACCTCTCGTTGAAAAGAGTTTATTTTACTGCATGGATAAAATAGCGTTCAATTGCCCCTTCTTCCTGCTCCCCAAAAATAGAGGTAGAAATAGTGACAGAGGAGAACCCAACTTGTTTTAACAAGTCAACATATGCTTCCACGGGGTACGTTCTTTGGTAATGAGATTCCTCAAAGCGTTCATAGTAGCCAGTATCATCTCGAACGAAAAATGTAATATCATGATAAATAGAATGTTCGTCTTCACCTTGTTCGGTATGCCAAATATACGCCACTTGCTCGTCTTCATACGTAAATGGACCATTAGGATAAATGACATCCATTTTATAAAGTGAATGAACATCAAAAAATAATTGACCATCTGTAGCTAACGCAGCAAAAATTTGTTGAAAAGTTTGTTCCACTTCTCCAAAAGTCTCGAGATAATTAAGGGAATCAATCGCAATTACTGCCACATCCACACCGTCGATTCCATCCATTTCAGCCATTGACTGACAGATAAAAGAAATCACCGTATTATTCTCCAAACTTCGATTTTGCGCAACCGTTAACATCGATTCCGATAAATCCACACCAATTACTTCGTAACCAGCTTTCGCAAAATGAACACTTAAAACGCCGGTACCACAGCCGATATCGACTAATCGTTTCCCTGCAGTTACAGGTGCATGATATTGCACCCATTCTGCATACTTTACATACGGAATATCCGCCATTAACGAATCATAAATAAAGGCAAACTGGTCGTAAGTGGACATTATGCGTCTTGCCCAACTTCGATCATTGGTGCATCTCCCCAAAGTCGTTCTAGGTTATAATATGAACGCTCGTCTTTGTGGAATACGTGTGCCACAACATCGCCCATATCTACTAAAATCCATCTTGCTTCATCGAAGCCCTCTAGTCGTTTCACATTATATCCCGCGATAAGTGCTTGCTCTGATAGCTCTTTAGCAATCGCTTGAACTTGACGATCCGAGTTCGCATGGCAAATTAAAAAATAATCTGCAAGTAAAGATACTCCTTGCATATTTAATATTACGATATCCTCCGCGCGTTTATCGTCTGCTGCTTTATAAGCAATCTCTACTAATGATTGTGTAGAAGTCATTCTTTCACTTTTCCTCTCTTTTGTATCAAATCATTGTAACAATGAAATGAATCCGGAAATACCGGCTGTTTTTTTCCTATCAAAAATGTAATACTGTGGTGGATGCAACTAATCATTGCATCTTCTAAATCTTTTTCTGCTTTTTCTCGTAGAAGGTCCACTCCTGGAAAATTGCGGCTTGGCTCAATCATATCGGAGATGTAAATGATTTTCTCTAGAGGGGACATGTTTGCACGACCAGTTGTATGATACTTTATAGCCTGCAAAACATCTTCATCATCAATGTTAAATTCATTTTTTGCTACATAGCTTCCGACCGGCGCATGCCAAAGCTCATGGTGGAAATTCAATAGAGTTGGATCCATCTTCTCAGAAAGAATCTTTGCTCTTAACCATTCTTTATCTGCATATTTTACACTATCATGCAAGATACCTGCAATTTCTGCCTTCGATGTATCTTCCCCATATTTCTCTGCTAGATGAATTGCCGTCAGTGCGACACCTCTTGTATGAATATATCGCTTTTCAGGCATACGATCTTTCATCTGCTTCAATACATGATCAAATTTCATATAACTTCTCCTTTTGGATGAAATCTCTCACAACATCAGGAATTAGAAACTTAGTTGTTTCTCCATTCATCAGTCGATTTCGAACGAGGGTAGAAGATAAATCAATTTGAGGGATCTCCAATGTAATAATAGGATATGCTGATTCAATTGTCGTATTTGGTCTAGATACACCGACAATTTGCACTTTTTTTACAAGTTCATCAATACGATACCACTTAGGTAAATACTCCACTTGATCTCCACCAATGATGAAGAAAAACTCCGTCTCAGGCTCTCGCTTTTGCAAAAGTTCCACCGTATCAAAAGTATAAGAAGTTCCTCCACGTGCAAGTTCTATTAATTCAACTGACATATAGGGGATTCCTTCCATTGCAAGTTCTACCATTTTTAATCGTTGGCTAGCTGTCACACGCTCGTCCATTTGTTTATGTGGAGGGGTTGCATTTGGCATCCATCTTACTTCATCTAGATTCAATGCATGCAACACTTCATTTGCAATGATTAAATGACCAATATGCGGTGGGTTAAATGTTCCACCTAAAATCCCTACTTTTTTACTCATGCACGGCTCGCTTTTGGAAGCTCGATTCGTTTATTATTTTTCGACGGTTTGTATAAAACAACGGTTAAACCAATCAATTGCACTAGCTCAGCCTTCGTTCCTTTAGCAAGAGCAACTGCCACTTCCTGCTTCTCGTCTTCGCAGTTTTGTAAAATACTAATTTTAATTAATTCACGTACTTCTAACGCTTCACCAATTTGCTT is part of the Psychrobacillus sp. FSL H8-0483 genome and encodes:
- the yqeK gene encoding bis(5'-nucleosyl)-tetraphosphatase (symmetrical) YqeK, whose translation is MKFDHVLKQMKDRMPEKRYIHTRGVALTAIHLAEKYGEDTSKAEIAGILHDSVKYADKEWLRAKILSEKMDPTLLNFHHELWHAPVGSYVAKNEFNIDDEDVLQAIKYHTTGRANMSPLEKIIYISDMIEPSRNFPGVDLLREKAEKDLEDAMISCIHHSITFLIGKKQPVFPDSFHCYNDLIQKRGKVKE
- a CDS encoding nicotinate-nucleotide adenylyltransferase codes for the protein MSKKVGILGGTFNPPHIGHLIIANEVLHALNLDEVRWMPNATPPHKQMDERVTASQRLKMVELAMEGIPYMSVELIELARGGTSYTFDTVELLQKREPETEFFFIIGGDQVEYLPKWYRIDELVKKVQIVGVSRPNTTIESAYPIITLEIPQIDLSSTLVRNRLMNGETTKFLIPDVVRDFIQKEKLYEI
- a CDS encoding class I SAM-dependent methyltransferase, producing the protein MSTYDQFAFIYDSLMADIPYVKYAEWVQYHAPVTAGKRLVDIGCGTGVLSVHFAKAGYEVIGVDLSESMLTVAQNRSLENNTVISFICQSMAEMDGIDGVDVAVIAIDSLNYLETFGEVEQTFQQIFAALATDGQLFFDVHSLYKMDVIYPNGPFTYEDEQVAYIWHTEQGEDEHSIYHDITFFVRDDTGYYERFEESHYQRTYPVEAYVDLLKQVGFSSVTISTSIFGEQEEGAIERYFIHAVK
- a CDS encoding helix-hairpin-helix domain-containing protein, whose translation is MLPTTVIAIILFFVIQAQMESASPTADLIQPLPTNESYTEQEETTEYIEDTTIYVEVKGAVHKPGVYELSEGDRVLTAIELAGGYLPASNSKNINHAQRVEDEMVIYVPIEGEEVEELSSSPDQKSSLVNINKAEVAMLTTLPGIGPAKADAIIAYREDVGGFKEKQDLMKVTGIGQKTFEKLEPLITVK
- the yhbY gene encoding ribosome assembly RNA-binding protein YhbY, with the translated sequence MLTGKQKRFLRSQAHHLSPIFQVGKGGVNDAMVKQIGEALEVRELIKISILQNCEDEKQEVAVALAKGTKAELVQLIGLTVVLYKPSKNNKRIELPKASRA
- the rsfS gene encoding ribosome silencing factor, coding for MTSTQSLVEIAYKAADDKRAEDIVILNMQGVSLLADYFLICHANSDRQVQAIAKELSEQALIAGYNVKRLEGFDEARWILVDMGDVVAHVFHKDERSYYNLERLWGDAPMIEVGQDA
- a CDS encoding ComE operon protein 2, encoding MERITWDQFFMAQSHLLALRSTCTRLAVGATIVRDRRIMAGGYNGSISGGDHCIDHGCYVVDNHCVRTIHAEMNALLQCAKYGITVSGADLYVTHFPCLPCTKSIIQAGISRLYYAQDYKNNTYAIELLEKAGVEVIHVPFDDRKIDFLSDEKIALYMELITKLREKGASSEELAPYETKVAELFGL